A genomic window from Chrysoperla carnea chromosome 3, inChrCarn1.1, whole genome shotgun sequence includes:
- the LOC123296346 gene encoding sterol O-acyltransferase 1-like produces the protein MMEDVEKCGISSEFNSHYKNNDNDSCEDKLRDKNFTPRNSLLTDLFAEKHISTIYNMCVVIIALALIYSALDEYFETGRLTFGVSTIQRLFKGFFPLCGLWICMFVAKLILYYIFNIWAYVHTKLQPNSLQINIWDRLWIILYILYQVAFIVGFAFLARLNHYAICTGFGFFGEQIRLMMKCHAFVRSCIPGVLNYNDLVKHQAGIQHSILPDFSKYLYFLFAPALIYQDNYPRTQEIRWKFLLRNVVESIAVVFVMSHLMERFVVGRFEDYGVVHYDFPKLMFKIIGLSCPTLFIYFCIFYISWQTWQNTFAEGLRFADRLFYKDWWNVTNFGEYFRKVSSMIQDWLYIYIYKDLYEHCGCSKSFSIFSVFIISAVFHEYIIGMAIEIFYPACFFWFTVVGPFAILISKQLERLNKSAGNMFLWFCLSFGGSIVFSLYLIEFYARQNCDYQNDSIYGFIIPRSWICNK, from the exons ATGATGGAAGATGTGGAAAAATGTGGGATTTCATCTGAATTTAACTCCCATTACAAGAATAATGA taatgacTCTTGCGAAGATAAATTacgagataaaaattttacgccACGAAATTCACTGCTAACGGATTTATTCGCTGAAAAACATATCAGTACCATTTATAACATGTGTGTTGTAATTATTGCATTAGCGTTAATATATTCGGCCCtggatgaatattttgaaactgGAAG attaactTTCGGAGTTTCCacaatacaaagattatttaaaGGATTTTTTCCGCTTTGTGGATTATGGATTTGTATGTTTGTTGCAAAGCTAATTCTGtattacattttcaatatttgggCTTATGTGCATACCAAATTACAACCAAATT cactacaaataaatatttgggaCCGTTTATGgataattttgtacattttatatcAAGTCGCATTTATAGTAGGTTTTGCATTTTTGGCTCGCCTCAATCATTACGCAATTTGCACTGGTTTCGGGTTCTTTGGGGAGCAAATCAGACTTATGATGAAATGTCATGCATTTGTACGTAGTTGCATACCTGGCGTTTTAAATTACAACGATTTAGTGAAACATCAAGCTGGGATCCAACATTCAATTTTACCagatttttccaaatatttatattttttatttgcaccAGCGTTGATTTATCAAGATAATTACccaag gACACAGGAAATTCGTTGGAAATTCCTTTTACGGAATGTGGTTGAGTCAATAGCGGTTGTATTTGTGATGAGTCACCTTATGGAACGATTTGTTGTTGGCCGTTTTGAGGATTATGGTGTGGTCCATTATGATTTCCCAAAACTGATGTTTAAAATTATCGGATTATCATGTCCAACACTTTTCATatacttttgtatattttatatatcttgGCAAACATGGCAGAACACTTTTGCAGAAGGATTACGATTTGCTGATCGATTGTTTTATAAG gACTGGTGGAACGTCACAAATTTTGGTGAATATTTTCGTAAAGTGAGCTCAATGATCCAAGATTGGCTGTATATTTACATCTACAAAGACTTATATGAACATTGTGGATGCagcaaatcattttcaatttttagtgtttttataatttccGCGGTATTTCATGAATATATTATTGGAAtggcaattgaaattttttatcctGCGTGTTTTTTCTGGTTTACGGTTGTGGGTCCATTTGCAATATTGATATCAAAACAATTAGAGAGACTTAACAAATCTGCTGGTAACATGTTTTTATggttttgtttaagttttggAGGAAGTAtagtattttcattatatttaatagaattttacgCACGACAAAATTGTGATTATCAAAATGATTCTATTTATGGATTTATTATTCCACGTTCTTGGATatgcaataaataa